CTCTATACATAAATGCTCGCTAATATTGCAGTAAAATAGAAGAGCTGTGTATTTTGGTTCTTTTCATAAATCTGTTTTAGTTATATATTAATTGTTTCATCAGCTCTTTTTGCAGCACTATACCATGGACACTGTATATACTTATCTCTATACATGAATCCTGACTAATATTGCAGTGAAATAGAAGAGCTGTGTATTCCCATTACTGAAATAgcacaagaaaaagaagattGGGTTGCAAAAGCTATTCTCATTGAGAAAACAGCTCCTCGTATCAGTAAAGATGGAAGTACTACATTCCAGAAATATCTGTTCCTTGATAAAGGTAAATTTATTCATATAAGGAATACATAGGCAAAATGTTCTACAAAATAGAAGTAAAAACTCACTCATTATCTTTTATTCTCTGTTACTGCAAAATACAGAAAAGTACAATCCAAGCTGTCTCATACACAAGAGATATACAAGCTCTAGATCAAGCACTTGTGTTGTACTCTACATACTACATTGGCAATGCAAAGGTGGAGCCTATAACAATAGAAAATTTCAGATACTGCACTTCACCATTTCAACTAACCTTGACCAGAGGTACATTCATCAAAGAAGCAGATCAAGAAAACCAATATCCCATTGATCAGTGCTACAATTTTACACCATTCAGAGACTTCTATAAGTACATGGATACAAATACAAATCCGATAAGTATTACTTCACTTTAATAATTTTCGTTACATTCTTACTACAATGATTCTTACATATCAATACTAATAGTTAATCCTCTTGTCTCAGCTTTGCTATGTACTGTCATTGGAGCTCTTCCCCGTCGCTTCATTGCACGACAAAGAGCCGATTGTCCAATTCAAGAATTCATCATCCTAAATCAAGAGTAAGTATAAAAACAATGCAAATTAGTAAAGTATAATACAATACAATAATCAGATTAACCATTGACAACTGACACAGGCAAAAGCCAATGATACTTACAATGTGGCCAGAATTCATTGATATTGAAGCACAATACCTTCTGAGGATCTTAAATCAATCCCCGACATTGATTATAACAAGAGCCAAAGTGACTTCAGTACATGGTATGTTAATCTTTCCCTAATTCATATAAACTTAGAAAAGTAAAGTATATTATCTACTTTACAAAATATAATACTAACTTTTCAAATAATCATATATCAGTCTTATCTGTCGAGACACAAACAATGAGTGCTATCTTGTTTGATCCACAAATCCCTCAAGCACTAGAACTCAAAAGTTGGTAAGTTTACAAAGTCAATATTTACTTATTTGTTAGACACATTATTACCAAATTCTGACTCCACCCTATACAATATAACAGGACTAAAGCAAACAGACCTTATATTGAACAAGTTTTAGCAGAAAAACTTTATGATGCAGCTCATCAAACAGTCCAACCTCCACCTGAAGAACATATGCACGACATCAACTATGCACTAAATACTCCTTATCTGGTACAACTACTACATTTATCAATACAAAATAGAATATATTCAATAACATATACTATTACAATAAAATCTAATATTTTACCACATGAAATCTTATAGGCAAAGCCATTCTGGATCAAAGGCCAAAGCAAAGATAGTTCAGCCTCAACATCGACTCTTAATTTCACAAACAACACTATAGCGTAATTAATTTTCCTGAATCCTTTGCATTTGAACCCCTAATGCTGTGCTTAAACCTAATATTTTTTTCAGCTGTTTAATAGTTGCATGAAATAATATAGATGATTAAATTCATCTTTTTCCATTAAATTAAAAGTTTAGCATAGAAAAGTTAGTGCTTTGAATATCTTactaataaattaaaaaaaaactacatcTTATTGTTAGTTACACATATAAATTAAACTTATATATCTtagtttcccaaaaaaaaaagaaaaaaaaaagacttataGTCTTTAAAACAGCTcctgaaataagaaaattccaaATTAGCCATCTGCTAATTCCGTCTTCCTATTTGGTTTACTAATGAATTAGTTTTGTTGAGGCAATAAATGCTATTCAAATACCATTTTAATTATTCTTAGTGACTACGTTCAATATCTtaattttctagcttttaatGACTTTCATCTGGGCACCATCATGCATCGCATGATGCCCCAACAAACTAGTATAGTTACAAAGTGGGAGAGAAGCAAAACGTAGATTTGAATTGGTACATATAGCCTCAAACGACGTCGTACTAGTTGGAGAAAATCATTTCAACGAAGCTCTGGAGTCGGATCAAGTGAGAtttcaaagttcaagaaatggTGCTAGTAAATGCCGCACGGGATTACATCAATCGAATCCTTCAAGACATTTCCGGGATGAAAATTCTCATCCTCGATTCTGCTACGGTTCGTAATTCTTACAGTTCCttgtgtttaattttgtttttcaatttgatgTGTTAATTCTTGGATTATAATTGCCATTACTATTGCGGGTCAATTGTCCTGGTTCTAATGTCTCTCATTAGTTGGTCAAATTTATGGGTTTCTTGTGGATTTcgttaatattttatatttccTCTTTTTGGATGTTAATTGTTGAGTTATAAATACCATTGATCCCTTGTGGGTTCATTTTGCACACTTAATCTCGTGATTGATTGGTCAAAAGTATgggtcctttttcctttttggggtCAATTTCATGCAGATTTTGTGTAGTGTCTGCTCAAGTATAACTCTGGTTGAGCGGAATTTTAAAACTGAGGTTAGTTAGTAATAATTGTCAAAAAGGAGCTAAAGTTTGTAGAATTCTGAAAGTGATGCGGTTTATTTCGAATTTGATGTTTGACGATAAAATTTGGTGGAGTATTTTTTGTTGGACTGATTGAGGTATTGTGTTTAGAGATAGTTCTGTTGGATGCGTTAAAAACCCTTTCCCTGGTTCTTTCAGGATGCATTGCTTTCTCTTCATCTCTTCTACCGATTTTCTGTAATGAGAATCTATTTTATCTGAAATTTTCTGGATTTTTAGGTACTCATGTTGTATATTAATGAAAATGTAGCAGTAATGTTGAACGCCTGAATTGTTCCTACCTTGAGAAAATGAGTCTTATCTTGGGTACATTTAAAATTATCTTGAATTAACTCTGTTTAAGTTATGGGATTTGGGTAGCTTATTAGAAAGAATTCATGATTAGGACTATTCAGTTGGAGTTTGGCTGCTTCATTTGACTTTAAAAACTTGTGTTTCGAGACACAAGCAGATTTGACATAGTTTTATTATGTTTGCATTCATGGCTGCAGGTTAGTATTGTAAGCGTTGCATATTCTCAGTCAGAGCTTCTTCAGAAAGAAgtttttttggttgaatttgtagATTCAATATCCATGTCCAAAGAGCCAATGTCACATCTAAAAGCAGTTTATTTCCTTCGACCAACATCAGAGAATATTCAGCTTATGCGGCGTCAATTGGCTAAACCTCGATTTGGCGAGTATCACCTTTGTAAGTTAATTGAATAAGGACATTGGATCGTTTGTTAAGCCTGATTACATTGTTGAGTGAGTTTTGAATTCTTGTGGGGACTGTATTTGTATGTTATCATGGTTTGTTTGATAATACATTTGTTGGACATGAATTGCTCTTATTGCAATGTTAACAATATTACTAGTTTCAGGCTGTTGCCACAGTGGCTAAACAGCATCTATGTTTCATTTCGAGACGCTTATTTACTCCCTAACTTGTATGTCATGATGTTTGCAGTTTTCTCAAACATGTTGAAAGATACCCAACTGCATATCTTAGCTGATTCAGATGAGCATGAGATTGTTCGCCAAGTGCAGGTTACTTTGGATCCTCTGgatgcagtttttttttttttgggataggATATTTCTTATTATTTTGCTATCCTCCCAATCACTAAGAATTTAAGATAACGTATTTGAAATTACAAAAATGTTAAAAAGGATTGATTCTGTGGAGCTCCTGTGAGGTTTCTAAGAGAGTGTTGAAAATGTTGAACTATTAGTGTTGGTTCTTAAACCAAATATGTAGTGTTTTGCTCTTTGTTTTCTACAATGTCCTGCCATTGTTTTCAGAACCTACAGTCGCTAATTTAGCAACTGAGTAGACTTTTCAGATCAACAAGTTAACTTGGAGGGTAGTCTATTAGCGTCTTGACAAGAAACCTGAGAGGCTGTCATTTTAATGTGAAAAATCAGATGGGAGATCCTTGAAATAATAGCAGATCTCATTAGTGTTAatctaccccaaaaaaaaaaaagaaagaaaaaactattGTGCAACGTATTCTAAATGACTGAAGAGCTGGCCTTTTCAGTTTTATAATTAACTGCTCCTCATCAATAACAACTTGATCTGTCCAGGAGTTCTTTGCTGACTTTGTTGCATTAGACCCATTTCACTTCACGTTGAACATTGCATCCAACCAAATGTATATGCTCCCAGCAGTTGTTGATCCTTCAAGTCTGCTGCACTTTTGTGAACGAGTTGTCGATGGAATTGCTGCTTTATTTTTGGCCTTGAAACGAAGACCTATTATTCGTTATTCAAGAACATCTGACATTTCAAAAAGAATAGCACAAGAGGCAGCGGTAAGAAAAAGTGATGTTAGATGGATGGTACATTACTAGTTATGACTGTTTGATGCCTCTCAATCAACttatatttttcaaatctcTTGTTGGTTTCACAGGACTAACTCATAAATTTTCATGTCTGTTTTAGCAGAGATGAGAAGTTGTCTAATTTCTACAGAGATAGAACTAATTCAAGagctcatttttttcctttcttctggATGTGCAGAAGCTGATGTACCAGCAGGAAAGTGGTCTTTTTGATTTTAGACGAACAGAGGTTACTCCTTTGTTGTTGGTGATTGATAGGAGGGATGACCCAGTTGCTCCCTTGCTTAATCAATGGACTTATCAGGTAGATGTGCTATGCTCTGACCTTAATTTATTATGTCATTACAGAAGAAAGTGCCGTTCATTGACTTCCTTTATGTTCATGTGTTTACAATCTGAATTGGATGCTGCTGAAACTTTCTAAAATCTGTCATAGGCAATGGTCCATGAGTTGATAGGCATTCAAGACAACAAAGTGGACTTGAGAAACATTGGCAAATTTCCCAAGGATCAACAGGTTCCCCCACCCCCCCTCTTGCAATACGTGCTTTCTTGTACTTAACTTGCGAATATACATTTACAACTTAAATGCTTTTAGGAGGTTGTCTTATCCTCTGAACAAGATGCCTTTTTCAAAGCCAATATGTATGAAAACTTTGGAGATATTGGAATGAATATCAAAAGGATGGTGGATGATTTCCAACAAATTGCAAAGAGCAACCAGAACATCCAGACTGTAGGTTTGTGTTTGGAAAATTTGTGTATTTTATATGAATAAGAACTTTGCTTTGATGAATATGTCAATTTAGTGTTTCCAAGACCAATTCTGAACTGCACATTCTTTGATTTGTTTCAGAGGATATGGCTAAATTTGTTGACAATTACCCCCAATACAGAAAAATGCATGGCAATGTTTCTAAGCATGTGACCCTTGTTACGGAAATGAGCAAGATAgttgaagaaagaaaactcatgTTAGTTTCAGAAGTAGAACAGGAATTGGCTTGCAATGGTGGCCAAGGGGCTGCATTTGAGGTAAAGTGAATATCTGgcactttttattttctttgttagcTTGCTGAAAAAGTGAATATCTGGAAGTCGGTTCTTTTTCACTGTATTGTGCTTAAGAATATATCAGAGCTTGGAAGATTTGTCCTTGGTTGGGTCCATCTTATGCTTTTTGTATACCCCAATCACATTTCATCCGTCAAGTTGAATGTTCTGCCTGAAATGCAGATGTAATTCCCAAGGATATCTCTTAGAATCAAGTCAGATATAGATTTCAAATTCCGTAAGATGATTATAGTTTAATGACATGTGTCAGGTGCACAACCAATAATTATAGTCATTCCTTTACCTTGAGTAAATTGCTGCCCAAGTATAGTAGTTTGTTTATCACTGATTTTACCTTGAGTTCATTTTGGCTTAGCATTTGTCAAGTCTCCAACAAGCAGAGTAAAACTTTAGCTATAAATAGTATTGAGAGGCAAATGGCACTGCAAAAAGCACTAAACCCTTTGAGGGATTAGGTGCAATGCACAAAGTAATGCTCACATTTAGTTGATTGAAGGGCTTGTTCTGCTTACAATCATGCAGCATTGACATATGCTAtcccaaaatgaaaataaatgcCATGAAATGGCCTCAAACACTACACCCTCAAAAACTCAAAGTAAAATCTGCAGAAAAATTGTTAACATTAAACCCTTTTGACATGCAAAATGCCATTGGACATAATCATACACACCCTTCACTGGAAAAATAAGTCCTTTCTATTATATCTGTTAGATATCAGTGCCATGTTACTTTTGTATTTCAagttgtttgaatttttttctttgaaaaaaagaagtgGCTAAAGAAGTAGCATGATTTAACCATAGAAGAATAGAGACAAAGTACCAATGCAAAATCACTCCATATAAAGACTAGAAATGATTGTAAAAGAACAGACAATGCTGACTTGTAAAAGAGCAGGAAATATGACTTGAATACAGTTTCTTATTCAATTACCTCtgtttgcttttgttgttcTCTCTGAGTAATATTAATATGTTAACCAAGGTTTAAGCTTGAGCCATCATAttgtttccttttattttttgtcaatgAGTAATTTTTTTGATGGTATGTTATTGTGATGAAAATGAATAGCCCTTGGAAGAGTAGAATAGCTGTACATGATTGAATGGGCAGaataaaaaacaaattaaatgttCCTTTTTTATATCTATTTTCATTTTGAGGAGGAACCACTGAAAACTACTTTTTATTTCATACATTGCTTGCTAATGTTTGGAATGTTTTTTATTAGACATTTACAGTGGTGTTTAGCATATCTAAGTTGTTGCAACACATAGTATCTTTGGTAACTTCATAGAGGTTAGATGTGTGTTTGAGCTGGAACCATATAGGTTGACCTATATTTGACATGGAATTTGGTGTCTTCTTGAATCAGTAACTTGAATTTCAAAGTTaggtttttgtttcttattttcctCCACCGTGGTAGTGAATTTTCAAATAGTTAAATCATCTTTGTTTGAACAATTTTGGTTTTCTATAGGTTGTAGTGGATTGTGCAGATTAATGTGATACCTATAGTTTAAATTAGGGTTTATGAGCTTGACCTATTTCCTACCATGTTTATGTGCAGGCTGTGACAAATCTTCTTAACAATGACAGTGTCTCTGACATTGACCGCTTACGTCTAGTCATGCTGTATGCTTTGCGTTATGAAAAGGAGAGTCCTGTTCAACTGATGCAGTTATTTAACAAATTGGCATCCCGGTCTCCCAAGTATAAGCCTGGGGTGAGAGATCAAATTCAGAAGGCTTCATTTGGTTGTTTGCTTCTATTGATTTCCCTTGCTTGTGTGATTCTTGCAATTTGTGATTGTGTGGCTCTTCCTTCTGCTTTTGAGGCTTCGGATTTGGAGCTTCAGATCATTTGGAGCATATGCATTAATTATTATATTTTCTGTTGAATCTTGACATTGGAGTCAAACTAGATCCCCTATTAAATGATCTTCCATCCATTTGCAGCTTGTGCAATTTTTACTAAAGCAGGCTGGAGTTGATAAACGAACTGGGGATCTTTATGGAAACCGGGATCTTCTAAATATTGCACGCAACATGGCTCGTGGGCTCAAGGTTTGCCTTCAAACTTTTGTTCTCGTGTTTCTTTAACATTATTTTGCTATAGGCACTATGAAATTGTCACTGTTTCTTGTAGGGGGTTGAGAATGTGTACACCCAACATCAGCCGCTTTTATTTCATATAATGGAGAGCATTACCAAGGGGCGACTGAAAGATGTGGATTATCCTTTTGTTGGGAATCACTTTCAGCAAGGGAggttagttaattaattaattcatcattttctgtTGAGACCTTGTTTCTGCCTCCTGGACTGACGTATTTATGCCTTACTGATTTTTTTGTGCTCCTTAACCTATGGATTTAATTTAGAAAGTTCTTTATTAGTCTTTATCATGCACACTCCAGTTCTTTATTCCTTCCTTGTTTGACCAGTCATAAATTAATTGATGCCTGTAAGGTGAGTGACTGGGCCAATGTTCACTCATGGTGAATGCAGAAGGTCTGGTTTTTATGTGGAAAATATACCGATGCAAGACACCATTTAGATTGATTTACATGGATTTAGTTGATGACACTAGGGCTGAgagtttatttttttcatttaagcAGTAATACAGCAGAAGATCTGTTTGAGTTTTAGCAGTTGATTCTGAGAACGATACATGCTCGTGAGAG
This Coffea arabica cultivar ET-39 chromosome 3e, Coffea Arabica ET-39 HiFi, whole genome shotgun sequence DNA region includes the following protein-coding sequences:
- the LOC140038243 gene encoding vacuolar protein sorting-associated protein 45 homolog isoform X2; the encoded protein is MVLVNAARDYINRILQDISGMKILILDSATVSIVSVAYSQSELLQKEVFLVEFVDSISMSKEPMSHLKAVYFLRPTSENIQLMRRQLAKPRFGEYHLFFSNMLKDTQLHILADSDEHEIVRQVQKLMYQQESGLFDFRRTEVTPLLLVIDRRDDPVAPLLNQWTYQAMVHELIGIQDNKVDLRNIGKFPKDQQEVVLSSEQDAFFKANMYENFGDIGMNIKRMVDDFQQIAKSNQNIQTVEDMAKFVDNYPQYRKMHGNVSKHVTLVTEMSKIVEERKLMLVSEVEQELACNGGQGAAFEAVTNLLNNDSVSDIDRLRLVMLYALRYEKESPVQLMQLFNKLASRSPKYKPGLVQFLLKQAGVDKRTGDLYGNRDLLNIARNMARGLKGVENVYTQHQPLLFHIMESITKGRLKDVDYPFVGNHFQQGRLQEVVIFIVGGTTYEESRAVALQNTTNSGIRFILGGSAVLNSKRFLKDLEEAQRIARTTTGLV
- the LOC140038243 gene encoding vacuolar protein sorting-associated protein 45 homolog isoform X1, which gives rise to MVLVNAARDYINRILQDISGMKILILDSATVSIVSVAYSQSELLQKEVFLVEFVDSISMSKEPMSHLKAVYFLRPTSENIQLMRRQLAKPRFGEYHLFFSNMLKDTQLHILADSDEHEIVRQVQEFFADFVALDPFHFTLNIASNQMYMLPAVVDPSSLLHFCERVVDGIAALFLALKRRPIIRYSRTSDISKRIAQEAAKLMYQQESGLFDFRRTEVTPLLLVIDRRDDPVAPLLNQWTYQAMVHELIGIQDNKVDLRNIGKFPKDQQEVVLSSEQDAFFKANMYENFGDIGMNIKRMVDDFQQIAKSNQNIQTVEDMAKFVDNYPQYRKMHGNVSKHVTLVTEMSKIVEERKLMLVSEVEQELACNGGQGAAFEAVTNLLNNDSVSDIDRLRLVMLYALRYEKESPVQLMQLFNKLASRSPKYKPGLVQFLLKQAGVDKRTGDLYGNRDLLNIARNMARGLKGVENVYTQHQPLLFHIMESITKGRLKDVDYPFVGNHFQQGRLQEVVIFIVGGTTYEESRAVALQNTTNSGIRFILGGSAVLNSKRFLKDLEEAQRIARTTTGLV